Proteins encoded together in one Ciona intestinalis chromosome 1, KH, whole genome shotgun sequence window:
- the LOC100185166 gene encoding CDP-diacylglycerol--inositol 3-phosphatidyltransferase, with the protein MATTVKDIMLFIPNLIGYVRIVLAIASAYYMPFDYVTASLCYVISVGLDAIDGYAARVFNQGTKFGAMLDQLTDRASTATLVMTLSYFYPKYMFLFQMSLVIDIICHWLHLHVSIMKGSSHKSMGLDSNPIMKVYYTSRPVLFFMCAGNELFYSMLYLLYFTEGPIVLGVSLFRVCLFVSFPIMAVKTLISIIHLMDASIRLCAIDADDRNKSN; encoded by the exons ATGGCAACTACAGTCAAGGATATTATGCTCTTCATACCGAATTTAATTG GATACGTCCGTATAGTGCTTGCTATAGCTTCAGCTTATTATATGCCGTTTGATTACGTCACTGCTTCtttatgttacgtcataagcgtTGGTTTGGACGCAATAGATGGATATGCTGCCAGAGTTTTTAACCAG gGCACAAAGTTTGGGGCAATGTTGGACCAGTTGACTGACAGAGCAAGTACTGCTACACTGGTGATGACACTCAGTTACTTCTATCCCAAATACATGTTCTTGTTCCAAATGAG CTTAGTGATTGATATCATCTGCCATTGGTTGCACCTCCATGTCTCTATTATGAAAGGTTCAAGCCATAAATCAATGGGATTGGATAGCAACCCAATCATGAAGGTTTATTATACATCAAGG CCTGTTCTGTTCTTCATGTGTGCTGGAAATGAATTGTTCTACTCCATGCTCTATCTTCTTTATTTCACCGAAGGGCCTATTg TGTTGGGCGTGAGTCTGTTTCGTGTTtgtctctttgtttcattccCAATCATGGCAGTAAAGACACTGATCagtatcatacacctcatggaCGCTTCTATTCGCTTGTGTGCAATTGATGCGGATGATAGAAATAAGTCAAACTAA
- the LOC100187533 gene encoding uncharacterized protein LOC100187533, producing MALRKLTQAAVLVGRKSFIARQVHATASMNFFNFKKPCPSSEGGLAVGFEKILMDAAKVGEDPLEDMNRDQKTPPTGGSGTKEDPYRMFSTAPSRYIEIEEPDSHGGPPVGFWCTLEEGGRCPLTGEYYVLDYDASDKWGIGKLDLFMH from the exons ATGGCGCTACGAAAACTTACCCAAGCCGCAgttttagttggaagaaaatcgTTCATCGCAAGACAAGTGCATGCCACGGCGAGTATGAACTTCTTCAACT TCAAAAAGCCATGCCCATCATCAGAAGGAGGTCTTGCTGTTGGTTTCGAGAAAATCTTGATGGATGCCGCCAAGGTTGGGGAAGATCCATTAGAAGACATGAACCGTGACCAAAAAACTCCACCCACTGGGGGCTCAGGGACAAAAGAAGATCCTTACCGCATGTTCTCAACCGCCCCATCAAGATACATTGAAATAGAAG AGCCAGATAGCCACGGTGGGCCACCAGTTGGATTTTGGTGCACACTTGAAGAAGGTGGCAGATGTCCGTTGACTGGAGAGTATTACGTTCTTGATTATGATGCAAGTGATAAATGGGGAATTGGCAAACTTGACCTTTTCATGCACTAA
- the LOC100182799 gene encoding UPF0691 protein C9orf116-like: MDDSKENKTQTENTSDHYKTDNELPGRFEHPDWIKGYSTKDPHPIYRTSNMVYGSRSPSVHTVPTSFKPRTQKFSTHLGLCGMYKNNSLNTYMEKSTVTGPDNAGLTKMNPLNFHKSFSANPNV, encoded by the exons ATGGACGATTcgaaagaaaacaaaacacaaacagaAAATACGTCGGATCATTATAAAACAGACAATGAGTTACCAGGCAGATTCGAGCACCCAGATTGGATAAAAGGATACAG CACTAAAGACCCGCACCCAATTTACCGAACATCAAACATGGTGTACGGTTCTCGTTCCCCGAGCGTCCATACGGTACCTACGTCATTCAAACCACGCACACAGAAGTTTTCTACACACCTAGGCCTATGCGGGATGTATAAGAACAACTCACTTAACACCTACATGGAGAAAAGCACTGTCACGGGGCCGGACAACGCCGGACTTACTAAAATGAATCCACTCAACTTTCATAAAAGTTTTTCCGCCAACCCGAATGTTTAA
- the LOC100186694 gene encoding olfactomedin-like protein 3: MAVWTLLPFRKCNRILILLATLGVIWNQIRIIERISFAHSLEQKLDDISEKNRDFVNEIGILTRRLNSASQDWAEAKTSIKELGRGGYKARSLVLWGVGESNGEDKEEWVIDLLGKFLNARIEAKDLESYRRIGIRSLAAPRPLLLELSSAVIKRNLMLAISSQYLYPIFASDDVIEDYDVTDKSCTMNIKSIGAATEIATVGGPFGAVIKHTSYIDDVTRDDVLNTTIIRRTPDPRVWIARRDSGNRDLLEYRSAEDLRKGVVPIANYTLPYPWYGTGHVIVSGCLIYVRSRTNFLVKYDLQLRTMVRYRQLKHAKHGEPGSDNEGCPYESGHHSEITLQADEFGVWATYCSSSGSSNMMLALIDVDTLKVIKEWDTGWRKNFFEAMFVACGVVYAIRKFESRPHLQIKYAFNTVSSSALKSPTSLSSSVGVDKSYGRISQLTYDHVDKQLLIWTRRGNLLTLPVNFDYYTHDRFR; this comes from the exons ATGGCTGTCTGGACATTGCTACCGTTTCGAAAATGCAACAGAATTTTGATCTTACTGGCAACGTTGGGCGTTATATGGAATCAGATACGAATCATTGAACGAATTTCGTTCGCTCATAGCCTCGAACAAAAGCTAGACGACATAAGTGAAAAG AATCGAGACTTTGTCAACGAGATTGGAATCCTCACTCGGAGATTGAACTCCGCTTCCCAGGATTGGGCTGAAGCCAAGACGTCAATCAAAGAGTTGGGGAGGGGTGGGTACAAAGCAAGGTCGTTGGTACTGTGGGGGGTGGGTGAAAGTAATGGAGAAGATAAGGAG GAATGGGTCATTGATCTTTTGGGCAAGTTCCTAAACGCGAGAATAGAAGCAAAAGATTTGGAATCTTACAGAAGAATCGGCATTCGTAGTCTTGCAGCGCCAAGACCCCTGTTATTAGAACTCTCGAGCGCCGTAATTAAG AGAAATCTTATGTTAGCAATTTCTTCACAATATTTGTATCCTATATTTGcgagtgatgacgtcatcgaagattatgacgtcaccgatAAAAGTTGTACGATGAATATCAAG TCAATAGGTGCAGCCACTGAAATAGCAACAGTTGGTGGACCATTTGGCGCGGTGATAAAACATACGTCATacattgatgacgtcacgagagATGACGTATTGAACACAACTATAATCAGGCGTAC ACCTGACCCTCGTGTATGGATAGCAAGACGAGATTCAGGGAACCGAGATTTACTGGAATATCGAAG tGCAGAGGATTTACGTAAAGGTGTTGTCCCGATAGCGAATTACACACTTCCCTACCCGTGGTATGGGACCGGCCACGTCATTGTTTCTGGTTGTCTCATATACGTCAGATCTCGCACAAACTTCTTGGTTAA ATACGACCTGCAACTAAGGACCATGGTCCGCTACAGACAACTCAAACACGCAAAACATGGTGAACCTGGTTCGGATAACGAGGGGTGTCCGTATGAGTCCGGTCACCACTCCGAAATTACATTGCAg GCGGACGAGTTCGGTGTATGGGCAACTTATTGTTCAAGCAGTGGCAGCAGCAATATGATGCTTGCATTGATAGATGTGGATACATTGAAAGTTATCAAGGAATGGGACACAGGTTGGAGAAAGAACTTCTTTGAAGCGATGTTCGTTGCTTGTGGAGTCGTGTACGCTATTAGAAA GTTCGAGTCCCGGCCTCACCTGCAAATCAAATACGCTTTCAACACAGTTTCTTCAAGCGCCTTGAAGTCACCAACTAGTCTCTCTAGCTCCGTTGGTGTCGACAAATCATACGGACGTATATCCCAGCTAACCTATGATCACGTGGATAAACAACTCCTTATTTGGACAAGAAGAGGCAATCTGTTAACACTGCCAgtaaattttgattattatacTCACGATCGATTTAGATAG
- the LOC100177311 gene encoding cytochrome P450 20A1 — translation MLEVHVTITAVAVLAVILLLFLIGLLFYIYPSSNKETTVPGPAVSDIRDGNRSDIDRAGSLHQYLCNLHAEHGDLASFHFDKQLIISIADSKYFAPRSQVFQLPDFLYEFWEPMIGKESFVFSQGVDVFKRRDNIDFKVDKKVKEFYAKIFRLLAIELEEKWRKQPEDQHIPLTQHLKGLATKAVCQMMFGESFADDERVIKLYKAWDKCWNEVMAASKMEPTKSESDEKKSIKELRSLMEKAIEERWKKSKHLDGITLLDGLLASSNSSVSPLSSEQLLCDVITMFTIGVQVTNAVLCWSVYFIAAHDDVQTKLRNKLNEVESLDIMPQSLNEMKYMQSIIKESIRCSGVFSYSGRVEDIDITVGDHLVPKGTPIIEALMFPMQSDAFESPDMFNPKNFSDATKSVNPLTYIPFAFGGSRHKPQDSLVYLLVSITVASLFRTLRISLAGKEVDPQSANYESFVALPSTEEVWVTVGGKLDVETVGENN, via the exons atgttgGAAGTTCATGTTACAATAACAGCTGTTGCAGTTCTTGCAGTGATATTGCTCCTGTTCCTTATTGGTCTTCTGTTCTATATTTACCCA AGTTCAAATAAAGAGACAACAGTACCTGGACCTGCTGTTTCTGATATAAG AGATGGcaatcgaagtgacattgacaGAGCCGGGTCACTCCATCAATATCTTTGCAACCTCCATGCAGAACATGGAGATTTGGCTTCATTTCATTTCGACAAACAACTTATCATTTCAATTGCTGACTCAAAGTATTTTGCTCCAAGATCGCAAGTGTTCCAATTGCCag ATTTTCTTTATGAATTCTGGGAGCCAATGATCGGCAAAGAAAGCTTTGTTTTCTCACAGGGGGTTGATGTGTTTAAAAGAAGAGACAACATTGACTTTAAAGTTGACAAAAAAGTGAAGGAATTTTATGCGAAGATATTTAGACTG CTTGCTATCGAGTTGGAAGAGAAATGGCGAAAGCAACCTGAAGACCAGCATATACCACTCACTCAACATTTAAAGGGGTTGGCAACTAAGGCTGTTTGCCAAATGATGTTTGGAGAGTCGTTTGCTGATGATGAAAGAGTAATTAAGCTATATAAGGCGTGGGATAAG TGTTGGAATGAAGTGATGGCTGCCAGCAAAATGGAACCAACTAAATCAGAATCAGATGAAAAGAAAT CTATTAAAGAGCTTCGAAGCTTGATGGAGAAAGCAATTGAAGAAAGATGGAAGAAATCGAAACATCTTGATGGGATCACACTTCTGGATGGTTTGCTCGCATCTTCCAATTCCTCTGTGTCTCCTCTTTCATCCGAACAACtactttgtgatgtcataacaatGTTCACAATTGGTGTGCAGGTTACAAATGCTG TATTGTGCTGGTCGGTTTATTTCATCGCTGCTCATGACGATGTTCAAACAAAGCTAAGAAATAAACTTAATGAAGTTGAATCCCTGGATATTATGCCACAGTCACTTAATGAAATGAA ATATATGCAGAGTATTATAAAGGAAAGCATTCGTTGCAGTGGAGTGTTCTCATATAGTGGTAGAGTGGAAGATATAGATATCACTGTGGGTGATCACCTTGTACCTAAAGGG ACACCAATCATAGAAGCTTTGATGTTTCCCATGCAATCTGATGCATTTGAATCTCCAGACAT GTTTAATCCCAAAAACTTTTCTGACGCAACAAAATCGGTGAACCCTCTCACTTACATTCCATTTGCTTTTGGTGGAAGTCGGCACAAGCCACAAGACAg TTTGGTATATCTTCTTGTGTCCATCACTGTCGCTTCTCTGTTTCGTACTCTAAGAATTTCATTGGCTGGAAAAGAGGTTGACCCTCAGTCTGCTAACTACGAGTCCTTCGTTGCCCTGCCGAGCACTGAGGAAGTTTGGGTGACTGTGGGGGGGAAGCTAGATGTGGAAACTGTGGGAGAAAACAACTGA